The following are from one region of the Streptomyces fradiae genome:
- a CDS encoding ATP-binding cassette domain-containing protein: MTKPHAADSHDLIRVHGARENNLKDISIEIPKRRLTVFTGVSGSGKSSLVFDTIAAESQRLINETYSAFVQGFMPSLARPDVDVLDGLTTAITVDQQRMGGDPRSTVGTATDANAMLRILFSRLGEPHIGGPKAFSFNIASISGAGAVTVEKGGRTVKEKRSFTVTGGMCARCEGRGTVSDIDLTALYDDSKSLAEGALTIPGYTMDGWYGRIFSGSGYFDMDKPIRRYTKRELADLLHREPTKIKVEGINLTYEGLIPKLQKSMLSKDVDSLQPHVRAFVERAVTFTTCPDCEGTRLNEGARSSKIGKVSIADACAMQISDLAEWVRGIDEPSVAPLLATLQQTLDSFVEIGLGYLALDRPSGTLSGGEAQRVKMIRHLGSSLTDVTYVFDEPTTGLHPHDIQRMNDLLLRLRDKGNTVLVVEHKPETIAVADHVVDLGPGAASAGGSVCFEGTVPGLRKSGTVTGRHFGDRAKIKDAVRTPTGTLEIRGAHANNLQDVDVDVPLGVLAVVTGVAGSGKSSLVHGSIPAGAGVISVDQGAIRGSRRSNPATYTGMLEPIRKAFAKANGVKPALFSANSEGACPTCNGAGVIYTDLAMMAGVATVCEECEGKRFQASVLEYRFGGRNIAEVLEMSVAEAEEFFGAGEARTPAAHRVLERLVDVGLGYLTVGQPLTTLSGGERQRLKLATHMGDKGGVYVLDEPTAGLHLADVEQLLGLLDRLVDSGKSVIVVEHHQAVMAHADWIIDLGPGAGHDGGRIVFEGTPADLVAARSTLTGRHLADYVGA; encoded by the coding sequence ATGACCAAGCCGCACGCCGCCGACAGCCACGACCTGATCCGCGTGCACGGCGCGCGCGAGAACAACCTGAAGGACATCAGCATCGAGATCCCGAAGCGCCGCCTGACGGTGTTCACGGGCGTCTCGGGCTCGGGCAAGAGCTCCCTGGTCTTCGACACGATCGCCGCCGAGTCGCAGCGGCTGATCAACGAGACGTACAGCGCCTTCGTGCAGGGCTTCATGCCCTCCCTCGCCCGCCCCGACGTCGACGTCCTCGACGGTCTGACCACGGCGATCACCGTCGACCAGCAGCGGATGGGCGGCGACCCGCGCTCCACCGTCGGCACCGCCACCGATGCCAACGCGATGCTGCGGATCCTCTTCAGCCGGCTCGGCGAGCCGCACATCGGCGGCCCGAAGGCCTTCTCCTTCAACATCGCCTCGATCAGCGGCGCCGGCGCGGTGACCGTCGAGAAGGGCGGCCGGACGGTCAAGGAGAAGCGCAGCTTCACCGTCACCGGCGGCATGTGCGCGCGCTGCGAGGGCCGGGGCACGGTCTCCGACATCGACCTCACCGCGCTGTACGACGACTCGAAGTCGCTCGCCGAGGGCGCCCTGACGATCCCCGGCTACACGATGGACGGCTGGTACGGGCGGATCTTCAGCGGCAGCGGCTATTTCGACATGGACAAGCCGATCCGCCGCTACACCAAGCGCGAGCTGGCCGACCTGCTCCACCGCGAGCCCACCAAGATCAAGGTCGAGGGCATCAACCTCACCTACGAGGGCCTGATCCCCAAGCTGCAGAAGTCGATGCTGTCGAAGGACGTCGACTCGCTCCAGCCGCACGTCCGCGCCTTCGTGGAGCGCGCCGTCACCTTCACCACCTGCCCGGACTGCGAGGGCACCCGGCTCAACGAGGGGGCCCGCTCCTCGAAGATCGGCAAGGTGAGCATCGCCGACGCCTGCGCGATGCAGATCAGCGACCTCGCGGAATGGGTGCGCGGGATCGACGAGCCCTCCGTGGCGCCGCTGCTCGCCACGCTCCAGCAGACCCTGGACTCGTTCGTGGAGATCGGCCTCGGCTATCTGGCGCTCGACCGGCCCTCCGGCACGCTGTCCGGCGGCGAGGCGCAGCGGGTCAAGATGATCCGGCACCTCGGCTCCTCCCTCACCGATGTCACGTACGTCTTCGACGAGCCGACCACCGGTCTGCACCCGCACGACATCCAGCGCATGAACGATCTGCTGCTCCGGCTGCGCGACAAGGGCAACACGGTCCTGGTGGTGGAGCACAAGCCGGAGACGATCGCGGTCGCCGACCATGTCGTGGACCTCGGCCCGGGCGCGGCGTCGGCGGGTGGCAGCGTCTGCTTCGAGGGCACGGTGCCGGGGCTGCGGAAGAGCGGCACGGTGACCGGCCGGCACTTCGGGGACCGCGCCAAGATCAAGGACGCGGTGCGCACGCCCACCGGCACCCTGGAGATCCGCGGCGCGCACGCCAACAACCTCCAGGACGTCGACGTCGACGTGCCGCTCGGCGTGCTGGCGGTCGTGACGGGTGTCGCGGGCTCCGGCAAGAGCTCCCTGGTGCACGGGTCGATCCCGGCGGGCGCGGGCGTCATCTCGGTCGACCAGGGCGCCATCCGCGGTTCTCGGCGCAGCAACCCCGCCACGTACACGGGGATGCTCGAACCGATCCGCAAGGCCTTCGCCAAGGCCAACGGGGTGAAGCCGGCGCTGTTCAGCGCGAACTCGGAGGGTGCCTGCCCCACCTGCAACGGTGCCGGGGTGATCTACACCGACCTGGCGATGATGGCCGGGGTGGCGACCGTCTGCGAGGAGTGCGAGGGGAAGCGGTTCCAGGCCTCGGTGCTTGAATACCGCTTCGGCGGGCGGAACATCGCCGAGGTCCTGGAGATGTCGGTGGCGGAGGCGGAGGAGTTCTTCGGAGCGGGCGAGGCCCGCACCCCGGCGGCGCACCGCGTCCTGGAGCGTCTCGTGGACGTCGGCCTCGGCTATCTGACGGTGGGGCAGCCGCTGACCACCCTCTCGGGCGGCGAGCGGCAGCGTCTGAAGCTGGCCACGCACATGGGCGACAAGGGCGGGGTGTACGTGCTCGACGAGCCCACCGCCGGCCTCCACCTCGCCGACGTCGAACAGCTCCTCGGCCTGCTCGACCGCCTCGTCGACTCCGGCAAGTCCGTGATCGTCGTCGAACACCACCAGGCGGTCATGGCCCACGCCGACTGGATCATCGACCTCGGCCCGGGCGCCGGCCACGACGGCGGCCGCATCGTCTTCGAGGGCACCCCCGCCGACCTGGTCGCCGCCCGCTCCACCCTCACGGGCCGGCACCTGGCGGACTACGTGGGGGCGTGA
- a CDS encoding GNAT family N-acetyltransferase, which translates to MPLDVPVLPTPSGLTLRPWRLTDLPLVREASADPYIPLISTVPVPYTEAEGEAFVRRQWQRASSGAGYPFVIETPDARPVGTIGLWLKDLSQGRASLGYWLTPPARGHGAAASALTTVTTWALHTLRIPRLELHVEPWNTPSLRTAEHAGFHREGLLRGWQQVGAERRDMYVYGLLRADVTPQADPH; encoded by the coding sequence ATGCCCCTCGACGTCCCCGTCCTCCCGACCCCGTCCGGTCTCACCCTCCGCCCCTGGCGCCTCACGGACCTCCCGCTGGTCCGTGAGGCCTCGGCGGACCCGTACATCCCCCTGATCTCGACGGTCCCGGTCCCCTACACGGAGGCGGAGGGCGAGGCCTTCGTCCGCCGCCAGTGGCAGCGGGCGAGCAGCGGCGCGGGCTACCCCTTCGTGATCGAGACCCCCGACGCCCGCCCGGTCGGCACCATCGGCCTCTGGCTGAAGGACCTCTCCCAGGGCCGCGCCTCCCTCGGCTACTGGCTCACCCCACCCGCCCGCGGCCACGGCGCCGCCGCCTCCGCCCTCACCACGGTCACCACCTGGGCCCTCCACACCCTCCGCATCCCCCGCCTCGAACTCCACGTCGAACCCTGGAACACCCCCTCCCTCCGCACCGCCGAACACGCCGGCTTCCACCGCGAGGGCCTCCTGCGCGGCTGGCAACAGGTGGGCGCCGAGCGCCGCGACATGTACGTGTACGGCCTCCTGCGCGCGGACGTCACACCGCAGGCCGACCCGCACTGA
- a CDS encoding contact-dependent growth inhibition system immunity protein: MSMKPLEFDRRYGELDQVVSAYVGQPADDTPEAPGAALTSYLRHTWHTRPWALATAEQQLRTYAQNPPGRLRLRLGEFYPVPDVGLPESGIQDWLVLLADHIGRSIEEGRVPPPAALPETHWEWHARFPELGQFLGGWFSQDMPDEFEDHEAAVRDYAATAHPTLVARLVGELRELLALGLDEVDYALGVAELGMEVDPPAPYTASAWLLTVAEQLAGPRAEYA; encoded by the coding sequence ATGTCCATGAAGCCCCTGGAGTTCGACCGGCGGTACGGCGAACTCGACCAGGTCGTCAGCGCCTACGTCGGCCAGCCCGCCGACGACACCCCCGAGGCGCCCGGCGCCGCCCTCACCTCCTACCTCCGCCACACCTGGCACACCCGCCCCTGGGCCCTGGCTACCGCCGAGCAGCAGCTCCGCACCTACGCCCAGAACCCGCCCGGCCGGCTCCGGCTGCGGCTCGGCGAGTTCTACCCGGTGCCGGACGTCGGCCTGCCCGAGTCCGGGATCCAGGACTGGCTGGTCCTGCTCGCCGATCACATCGGACGGAGCATCGAGGAGGGGCGGGTCCCGCCGCCCGCCGCCCTGCCGGAGACGCACTGGGAGTGGCACGCCCGCTTCCCCGAGCTCGGCCAGTTCCTCGGCGGCTGGTTCTCGCAGGACATGCCGGACGAGTTCGAGGACCACGAAGCGGCCGTCCGCGACTACGCCGCGACGGCCCACCCGACGCTCGTCGCCCGGCTCGTCGGCGAACTGCGCGAGCTGCTCGCCCTCGGGCTCGACGAGGTCGACTACGCGCTCGGCGTGGCCGAGCTCGGCATGGAGGTCGACCCGCCCGCCCCGTACACGGCGAGCGCGTGGCTGCTCACCGTCGCCGAGCAACTGGCCGGGCCCCGCGCCGAGTACGCGTAG
- a CDS encoding RNase A-like domain-containing protein produces the protein MLTRSATYPDRETAQWAAQQVVTRNEQAIHRWLAQGTRPRLTVEASWPSREEPVGRVLIQAMALAGRGAVDVRAARVVLRRDPASPLGFVVHSTFPIYV, from the coding sequence ATGCTCACCAGATCCGCCACCTACCCCGACCGGGAAACCGCCCAGTGGGCCGCCCAGCAGGTCGTCACCCGCAACGAGCAGGCCATCCACCGGTGGCTCGCCCAGGGCACCCGGCCCCGGCTGACCGTCGAGGCCTCCTGGCCGTCCCGAGAGGAGCCGGTCGGGCGCGTGCTCATCCAGGCTATGGCGCTCGCCGGGCGCGGCGCCGTGGACGTGCGGGCCGCGCGGGTGGTGCTGCGCCGCGACCCGGCCAGTCCGCTCGGGTTCGTCGTGCACAGCACCTTCCCGATCTACGTGTGA
- a CDS encoding RNase A-like domain-containing protein: MAGAAPPSPAANGGFDVQPVHVHHAADLVKEAQFAHAERAFVLVDVLNEYNQSAGTGWGADAFAVKYAEVVEKFLDAWGRSVVSVGGASIGLNHTANHYVLAEWEASGRKGAMPHRQPEPVVINKPPRYGPVNPIKWTGTGEDVDSWWITGAIGEFPDFLADVIRPAIEHGLRLGKVHEITPGIKEDETRAMAKAWRKLGSEAVKASDELNTAIATITNPRDKGEWQAAMRTFGQSIWGATAWGRQLDTDGNRVEKDGRQWRHSKDVTPDRRRPIIDVLKETADKIADVLDHLSDVGERTTKFTERAGINAAKATAEDLTDLSLSNLTKLAVGAIMGRIVLTFRSHMDKQGVNAVVETYHKEFVDATNTLNALVWELDFAAQSAPTYQAEIARAQGFGARSLNEFKKEHSWQIGGESPSPYMYSLDLATNEGLNGAHTLDKHVGKTDEQLLQRIKDEQRANGKFVILSSSSFPDINSAQKFTQYNIRQNTEQIQDWLKNPPPAEKELVVDVPSVPNEGPLTGNAVTGRTVQADKQTATIQPPEDTHGVTTRLKYDPNLNPPFVVYTSAPQ, encoded by the coding sequence ATGGCCGGGGCGGCACCGCCTTCCCCCGCGGCGAACGGCGGTTTCGACGTCCAGCCGGTGCACGTCCACCATGCGGCGGACCTGGTGAAGGAGGCCCAGTTCGCCCATGCCGAACGGGCGTTCGTCCTGGTCGACGTCCTGAACGAGTACAACCAGTCTGCCGGCACCGGCTGGGGCGCGGACGCGTTCGCGGTCAAGTACGCGGAGGTGGTCGAGAAGTTCCTCGACGCGTGGGGCCGCAGCGTGGTCAGCGTGGGCGGTGCCTCCATCGGCCTGAACCACACCGCCAACCACTATGTGCTGGCCGAATGGGAGGCGTCCGGCCGCAAGGGGGCGATGCCGCACCGGCAGCCGGAGCCGGTGGTCATCAACAAGCCTCCGCGCTACGGGCCGGTCAACCCCATCAAATGGACCGGCACAGGCGAGGACGTCGACTCCTGGTGGATCACCGGCGCGATCGGCGAGTTCCCCGACTTCCTCGCCGACGTCATCCGGCCCGCCATCGAGCACGGCCTCCGCCTGGGCAAGGTCCACGAGATCACCCCGGGCATCAAGGAGGACGAGACCCGGGCCATGGCCAAAGCCTGGCGGAAGCTCGGCTCCGAGGCCGTGAAGGCATCGGACGAGCTCAACACCGCCATCGCCACCATCACCAACCCGAGGGACAAGGGCGAGTGGCAGGCAGCCATGCGGACCTTCGGCCAGAGCATCTGGGGTGCCACGGCGTGGGGCAGGCAGCTGGACACGGACGGCAACCGGGTCGAGAAGGACGGCCGCCAGTGGCGGCACAGCAAGGACGTCACTCCCGACCGCCGCCGCCCCATCATCGACGTGCTGAAGGAGACCGCGGACAAGATCGCGGACGTCCTGGATCACCTCTCCGACGTCGGCGAGAGGACCACCAAGTTCACCGAGCGGGCCGGCATCAACGCGGCGAAGGCCACGGCCGAGGATCTCACCGACCTCAGTCTGTCGAACCTCACCAAGCTGGCGGTCGGCGCAATCATGGGCCGGATCGTGCTCACCTTCCGGAGCCACATGGACAAGCAGGGCGTGAACGCGGTCGTCGAGACGTACCACAAGGAGTTCGTCGACGCCACGAACACACTCAACGCCCTCGTCTGGGAGCTGGACTTCGCGGCCCAGAGCGCCCCGACCTATCAGGCGGAGATCGCCCGCGCCCAGGGCTTCGGCGCGCGCTCGCTCAACGAGTTCAAGAAGGAACACAGCTGGCAGATCGGCGGGGAGAGCCCCTCCCCGTACATGTACTCGCTGGACCTGGCGACGAACGAGGGCCTCAACGGCGCCCACACCCTGGACAAGCACGTCGGCAAGACCGACGAACAGCTCCTTCAGCGAATCAAGGACGAGCAGCGCGCGAACGGCAAGTTCGTCATCCTGTCGTCCTCGTCTTTCCCGGACATCAATTCGGCCCAGAAATTCACTCAGTACAACATTCGCCAGAACACCGAGCAGATCCAGGACTGGCTCAAGAACCCACCGCCCGCAGAAAAGGAATTGGTCGTCGACGTTCCCTCGGTCCCCAACGAGGGCCCCCTCACCGGCAACGCTGTGACCGGGCGGACCGTGCAGGCCGACAAACAAACCGCGACGATACAGCCCCCCGAGGATACTCACGGCGTAACCACTCGTCTCAAGTACGACCCGAACCTGAACCCGCCTTTCGTCGTCTACACCTCGGCACCCCAGTAA
- a CDS encoding WXG100 family type VII secretion target has product MPSSDDHISVDFATLQGMAGDLEEILKTLNEQLDLLYRRVEKVVLTWDGEARQTFVDQLDKWDRSAQDLQAAQAWLHDIVVNGHLAYAAAHRAVLRGWGAA; this is encoded by the coding sequence ATGCCGTCGAGCGACGACCACATATCCGTCGACTTCGCCACCCTGCAAGGCATGGCCGGGGACCTCGAAGAGATCCTCAAGACGCTCAACGAACAGCTCGACCTGCTCTACCGGCGCGTCGAAAAGGTCGTCCTGACCTGGGACGGCGAGGCCCGCCAGACGTTCGTCGACCAGCTGGACAAGTGGGACCGGTCCGCGCAGGACCTCCAGGCCGCCCAGGCGTGGCTGCACGACATCGTGGTGAACGGCCACCTGGCCTACGCCGCGGCCCACCGGGCCGTGCTGCGCGGCTGGGGGGCGGCCTGA
- a CDS encoding WXG100 family type VII secretion target gives MQEVLKKQLLRMDEIVDRIESRWHGPASEVYRTRHRAAAEDAVRIRETMKILAKAIRLSKDGFSAQDLEVLEEFRRIRSHTDIQAETDALSTPNTEPAAPSAPRSRIADL, from the coding sequence ATGCAGGAGGTGCTGAAGAAGCAGCTCCTGCGCATGGACGAGATCGTCGACCGCATCGAGTCCCGCTGGCACGGACCGGCCTCGGAGGTGTACCGGACCAGGCACCGCGCGGCGGCGGAGGACGCCGTCCGCATCCGGGAGACGATGAAGATCCTGGCCAAGGCGATCCGCCTGAGCAAGGACGGGTTCTCGGCGCAGGACCTGGAAGTCCTGGAGGAGTTCCGGCGCATCCGGTCCCACACCGACATCCAGGCGGAGACCGACGCCCTGTCCACGCCGAACACCGAACCCGCGGCGCCGTCCGCACCACGCAGCCGCATCGCCGACCTGTGA
- a CDS encoding helix-turn-helix domain-containing protein yields MASLNVGNLGEYLREQRRTAQLSLRQLAEAAGVSNPYLSQIERGLRKPSAEVLQQVAKALRISAETLYVRAGILDEQERDELETRAVILADPSINERQKQVLLQIYDSFRKENAAEQQQAQQPTDT; encoded by the coding sequence ATGGCTTCACTCAACGTCGGGAATCTCGGTGAGTACCTCCGTGAGCAGCGGCGCACCGCGCAGTTGTCCTTGCGGCAGCTCGCCGAGGCGGCGGGGGTGTCGAATCCGTATCTGAGTCAGATCGAGCGGGGGCTGCGCAAGCCCAGTGCCGAGGTGTTGCAGCAGGTCGCCAAGGCGCTGCGGATCTCCGCCGAGACGCTGTACGTGCGCGCCGGGATTCTCGACGAGCAGGAGCGGGACGAGCTGGAGACGCGGGCCGTCATTCTGGCCGATCCGTCGATCAACGAGCGGCAGAAGCAGGTGCTGCTCCAGATCTACGACTCCTTCCGCAAGGAGAACGCCGCCGAGCAGCAGCAGGCGCAGCAGCCCACCGACACGTAG
- a CDS encoding DUF2516 family protein produces MLANGFDSILSLVTFLVFTGFAVAAFAFAATAREDAYRAADKQTKKFWLILLGINLLLNLLLPMLFLQIAGLIAAIVFMVDVRPALRQISGGRRGGSSSDGPYGPYNGGR; encoded by the coding sequence ATGTTGGCGAACGGCTTCGACTCGATCCTCTCCCTGGTGACCTTCCTGGTCTTCACCGGCTTCGCCGTCGCCGCGTTCGCCTTCGCCGCCACGGCGCGCGAGGACGCCTACCGCGCGGCGGACAAGCAGACCAAGAAGTTCTGGCTGATCCTGCTCGGCATCAACCTGCTCCTCAACCTGCTGCTGCCGATGCTGTTCCTGCAGATCGCCGGGCTCATCGCCGCCATCGTCTTCATGGTCGACGTGCGGCCGGCCCTCCGCCAGATCTCCGGCGGCCGCCGCGGCGGCTCCAGCAGCGACGGCCCGTACGGCCCCTACAACGGCGGCCGGTAG
- a CDS encoding PP2C family protein-serine/threonine phosphatase, translating into MPVPVPRQRIDSPAAPGTPGTAHDLTLLVVEDDPAGALAVPELLDAAGTRVRIRTARNLTEAERLLTDDVHCVLVDLSLPAPRGAEDDLLAPLRHILRLAPRHAVLALAAAGDAELAAEAVRVGAQDHLFKEELDGRLLSRAIRYAVERKRNDVVKIKLAESRLRAQENARLERGLLPTPLLEGSDLRFAARYRPGRSRALLGGDFYDTVRTPDGTVHAMIGDVCGHGPDEAALGVELRIAWRALTFAGLCGDELLSTLQQVLEHERENDEIFATLCTVDISADGRRAGLCLAGHPSPLIARHGRAAELLPYEDGGPALGLLPRARWPRRQVELGGSWSLLMYTDGLIEGRSAGPGSPRLGQDGMVEMINRQLAEGLRGEELLDAAVTEVRSLNGGELTDDVAVLALERDKARA; encoded by the coding sequence ATGCCCGTACCCGTACCGCGCCAGAGAATCGATTCTCCCGCGGCACCCGGAACGCCCGGCACCGCCCACGACCTCACGCTCCTGGTCGTCGAGGACGACCCGGCCGGCGCCCTCGCCGTACCCGAGCTGCTCGACGCGGCCGGGACCCGGGTCCGTATCCGCACCGCCCGCAACCTCACCGAGGCCGAGCGGCTGCTCACCGACGACGTGCACTGCGTCCTCGTCGACCTCTCCCTGCCCGCCCCCCGCGGGGCCGAGGACGACCTGCTCGCACCGCTGCGGCACATCCTGCGGCTCGCGCCGCGGCACGCCGTGCTCGCGCTCGCGGCGGCCGGGGACGCGGAGCTCGCGGCCGAGGCGGTACGGGTCGGGGCGCAGGACCACCTCTTCAAGGAGGAGCTGGACGGGCGGCTGCTGAGCCGCGCCATCCGCTACGCGGTCGAGCGCAAGCGCAACGACGTCGTGAAGATCAAGCTGGCCGAGTCGCGGCTGCGCGCCCAGGAGAACGCCCGCCTGGAGCGCGGACTGCTGCCCACGCCGCTCCTGGAGGGCTCCGACCTGCGGTTCGCGGCCCGCTACCGGCCCGGCCGGTCCCGGGCGCTGCTCGGCGGCGACTTCTACGACACCGTGCGCACCCCGGACGGCACCGTGCACGCGATGATCGGCGACGTCTGCGGCCACGGGCCTGACGAGGCGGCGCTCGGCGTGGAGCTGCGGATCGCCTGGCGGGCGCTGACCTTCGCGGGGCTGTGCGGGGACGAGCTGCTCTCCACCCTCCAGCAGGTCCTGGAGCACGAGCGCGAGAACGACGAGATCTTCGCAACGCTGTGCACCGTCGACATCTCGGCGGACGGACGCCGCGCCGGGCTGTGCCTGGCGGGCCACCCCTCGCCGCTGATCGCCCGGCACGGGCGGGCGGCGGAGCTGCTGCCGTACGAGGACGGGGGCCCGGCCCTGGGACTGCTGCCGCGCGCCCGCTGGCCGCGCCGGCAGGTGGAGCTGGGCGGTTCGTGGAGCCTGCTGATGTACACCGACGGGCTGATCGAGGGCCGCTCGGCGGGGCCTGGCTCGCCGCGGCTCGGCCAGGACGGCATGGTCGAGATGATCAACCGGCAGCTGGCGGAGGGACTGCGCGGCGAGGAGCTGCTCGACGCGGCGGTGACGGAGGTGCGCTCGCTGAACGGCGGGGAGCTGACGGACGACGTCGCGGTCCTCGCCCTGGAACGGGACAAGGCCCGGGCGTAA
- a CDS encoding C40 family peptidase has product MNRRRHAIATLTVVCALTVLASPALTLQAAAAPLPPGPPAQPKKTLEEVRKEIDGLYRQAAAATDAYNLAEEKAKEQSDEIVKLARQIVAGQEKIDDLKARAGAAARAQYRNGGLPDGAQFVLTNDPQLFLDNAGRLKEGHKATKDLLAEMTSTQALLTAYAKDASLNWTKLEANRVKQAKAKKEINGKIEAAKKLESQLAAEERARLLRLEEQAQYKAQTAWLDSGVLKGLSEKATPAGKRAVEFATAQIGKPYVWGAEGPGSYDCSGLTQSAWAAAGHPIPRTSQEQWRLLPHVDIKDMRPGDLIVYYKDATHIGMYVGNGAIVHAPRPGRNVTIAGAGSMEILGVVRPE; this is encoded by the coding sequence GTGAACCGACGCCGCCACGCCATCGCCACGCTCACCGTGGTCTGCGCCCTGACGGTGCTCGCCTCACCCGCGCTCACCCTCCAGGCCGCCGCGGCCCCGCTGCCGCCCGGGCCGCCCGCGCAGCCGAAGAAGACCCTCGAAGAGGTCCGCAAGGAGATCGACGGGCTCTACCGTCAGGCGGCCGCCGCCACCGACGCGTACAACCTGGCCGAAGAGAAGGCCAAGGAGCAGTCCGACGAGATCGTGAAGCTCGCCCGGCAGATCGTGGCCGGCCAGGAGAAGATCGACGACCTCAAGGCGCGCGCCGGCGCCGCCGCCCGCGCGCAGTACCGCAACGGCGGTCTGCCGGACGGCGCTCAGTTCGTCCTCACCAACGACCCGCAGCTCTTCCTCGACAACGCCGGCCGCCTCAAGGAGGGCCACAAGGCCACCAAGGACCTGCTCGCCGAGATGACGAGCACCCAGGCGCTGTTGACCGCCTACGCCAAGGACGCCAGCCTCAACTGGACGAAGCTGGAGGCCAACCGGGTCAAGCAGGCCAAGGCGAAGAAGGAGATCAACGGCAAGATCGAGGCGGCGAAGAAGCTGGAGTCGCAGCTCGCCGCCGAGGAGCGGGCCCGGCTGCTGCGCCTGGAGGAGCAGGCGCAGTACAAGGCGCAGACCGCCTGGCTCGACTCCGGCGTCCTCAAGGGCCTCAGCGAGAAGGCCACCCCGGCGGGCAAGCGCGCGGTGGAGTTCGCGACGGCGCAGATCGGCAAGCCGTACGTGTGGGGCGCCGAGGGCCCCGGCTCGTACGACTGCTCCGGCCTCACCCAGTCCGCCTGGGCGGCGGCCGGCCATCCGATCCCGCGCACCTCGCAGGAGCAGTGGCGCCTGCTGCCGCACGTGGACATCAAGGACATGCGGCCCGGCGACCTGATCGTCTACTACAAGGACGCCACCCACATCGGGATGTACGTGGGCAACGGCGCGATCGTCCACGCGCCGCGCCCCGGCCGGAACGTGACGATCGCGGGCGCGGGCTCGATGGAGATCCTGGGCGTGGTGCGGCCGGAGTAA